In Pseudomonas putida, a genomic segment contains:
- a CDS encoding histone deacetylase family protein yields MRCYFHPEQLLHHPRSYYSRGAMRTPQEVPERAQRLLQAAKTLGMDIRQPDDAGLDPLKAVHGEAYLAFLEEAHARWKEVPEDWGDEVMSNIFVREPNALRGILAQAGRYLADGSCPVGENTWRSAYWSAQSAVAGAKAILDGEPAAYALCRPPGHHARFDAAGGFCYINSAAVAAQVLRGRYGRVAILDTDMHHGQGIQEIFYDRNDVLYVSTHGDPTNFYPGVAGYEDERGVGAGEGYNVNLPMPHGASEADFLAQLDVALAAVKDFGAEALVLSLGFDIYELDPQTKVAVTTAGFATLGERIRGLGLPCLIVQEGGYHLQSLEANAQAFFAEPAAWR; encoded by the coding sequence ATGCGTTGCTACTTCCACCCCGAACAGCTGCTGCACCACCCGCGCAGCTACTACTCGCGCGGTGCCATGCGCACCCCGCAGGAAGTCCCCGAACGTGCCCAACGCCTGCTGCAGGCAGCCAAGACCCTGGGCATGGACATCCGCCAGCCCGACGACGCCGGCCTCGACCCGCTCAAGGCCGTGCACGGCGAGGCCTACCTGGCCTTCCTCGAAGAGGCCCATGCACGTTGGAAGGAAGTGCCCGAGGACTGGGGCGACGAGGTGATGTCGAACATCTTCGTGCGTGAACCCAACGCCTTGCGCGGCATTCTCGCCCAGGCTGGGCGCTACCTGGCCGATGGCAGTTGCCCGGTCGGCGAGAACACCTGGCGGTCGGCCTACTGGTCGGCGCAGAGCGCGGTGGCCGGTGCCAAGGCGATCCTCGATGGCGAGCCTGCCGCCTACGCCCTGTGCCGCCCGCCGGGGCACCATGCGCGCTTCGATGCCGCCGGGGGCTTCTGCTACATCAACAGCGCCGCGGTGGCCGCCCAGGTGCTGCGCGGCCGTTATGGTCGGGTGGCGATCCTCGATACCGACATGCACCACGGCCAGGGCATCCAGGAGATCTTCTACGATCGTAACGATGTACTGTACGTCTCGACCCATGGTGACCCGACCAACTTCTACCCGGGCGTGGCAGGGTACGAGGACGAGCGCGGCGTAGGTGCGGGGGAGGGCTACAACGTCAACCTGCCCATGCCCCATGGCGCCAGCGAGGCCGACTTCCTGGCGCAGCTGGACGTGGCCCTTGCGGCCGTGAAGGACTTCGGTGCCGAGGCACTGGTGCTGTCGCTGGGCTTCGACATCTACGAGCTGGACCCGCAGACCAAGGTGGCGGTGACCACAGCAGGGTTCGCCACCCTGGGCGAGCGTATTCGCGGGCTGGGCCTGCCGTGCCTGATCGTGCAGGAGGGCGGGTACCATCTGCAAAGCCTGGAGGCGAATGCGCAGGCGTTCTTCGCCGAGCCTGCGGCCTGGCGCTGA
- a CDS encoding AAA family ATPase: MTDSSPSLDDAPYVNLLQKLPGPVTVGQPLVINPDDYLETAVGRVFTAERNQRAWERAWARLRSELAAARPGTHVYLVMGVQGSGKSRWVVDNLGRLGPTAIVFDAALPARLHRQKLLAIAQAFAVPVIAVFIRAPLDLALQRNAQRTVDKRVPEAAVRSVFSLLEPPSKEEGFIWVETVEQ, from the coding sequence ATGACCGACAGTTCTCCCTCATTGGACGATGCGCCCTATGTCAATCTCCTGCAGAAATTGCCGGGCCCGGTGACAGTGGGTCAGCCGCTTGTCATCAATCCGGACGACTATCTGGAGACCGCGGTGGGTCGGGTGTTCACGGCTGAGCGCAACCAGCGCGCCTGGGAACGAGCCTGGGCGCGCTTGCGCAGTGAGTTGGCAGCCGCCCGGCCCGGCACTCACGTGTACCTGGTGATGGGGGTTCAAGGCTCCGGCAAGTCGCGCTGGGTGGTAGACAATCTCGGCAGGCTCGGTCCTACCGCCATCGTCTTCGACGCTGCACTGCCCGCGCGCCTTCATCGGCAGAAGCTGCTCGCAATAGCACAGGCGTTCGCCGTGCCGGTGATCGCGGTGTTCATCCGCGCGCCGCTGGATCTGGCGCTCCAACGAAACGCCCAGCGGACCGTCGACAAGCGTGTGCCGGAGGCGGCGGTCAGGAGTGTGTTCAGCTTGTTGGAACCACCTTCGAAAGAGGAAGGGTTCATCTGGGTGGAGACGGTCGAGCAATGA
- a CDS encoding HIT family protein — MPLIESQLHIPQSFIVHETDHWVLNHSFASALPGYLILGAKAPVDSLADLQPAALHEFGELLARAQRIMQDTLTPERLYISRYGHSPGYPVHFHLIPVYTWVEKLFWADQRYRLLQSFANPEKAQTRTDGAELTLFIWREFGEKQVPPPVDGPSIEQVIEQLRVAFA, encoded by the coding sequence ATGCCGCTAATTGAAAGTCAGCTACATATACCGCAATCATTCATCGTTCACGAAACCGACCACTGGGTACTGAACCACAGCTTCGCCTCAGCGCTGCCGGGGTACCTGATCCTGGGCGCAAAAGCGCCGGTGGATTCACTGGCCGACCTGCAGCCGGCAGCACTGCACGAATTCGGCGAACTGTTAGCGCGTGCCCAGCGCATCATGCAAGACACGCTCACGCCTGAGCGGTTGTATATCAGCCGGTATGGTCATTCGCCGGGCTATCCAGTCCACTTCCACCTGATTCCTGTCTATACGTGGGTGGAAAAGCTGTTCTGGGCAGACCAGCGCTACCGCCTGTTGCAGTCCTTCGCCAATCCGGAGAAAGCCCAGACCCGCACCGATGGCGCGGAACTCACCCTGTTCATCTGGCGCGAATTTGGTGAGAAGCAGGTGCCACCCCCTGTCGACGGCCCGTCAATCGAACAGGTTATCGAGCAGTTGCGCGTGGCGTTCGCCTGA
- a CDS encoding nucleotidyltransferase family protein, which produces MTMTANDLLATALANPINAEIAARLPALKLDQCLLTAGCLFQAVWNRQSGLPLGWGVNDYDVFYFDEDLSWEAEDAVIRAAKSLFADLGVNVELRNQARVHLWFKQRFGGDYSPLQSAREGIDRFLIAGTAIGLEANTGEIYAPYGLEDVQHGVLRINPHFPQPELFARKADSYRARWHWLRLIAPLE; this is translated from the coding sequence ATGACAATGACTGCCAACGATCTGCTCGCTACCGCATTGGCCAACCCGATCAACGCTGAAATCGCCGCTCGCCTACCAGCGCTCAAGCTCGATCAGTGCCTCCTTACCGCGGGATGCCTGTTTCAAGCGGTCTGGAACCGTCAGTCAGGTCTGCCATTGGGCTGGGGAGTCAATGATTACGACGTGTTCTATTTCGACGAAGATCTGTCATGGGAGGCGGAGGACGCTGTTATCCGGGCAGCAAAGTCGCTATTCGCTGACCTGGGCGTGAACGTCGAGCTACGCAATCAGGCGCGGGTGCATCTCTGGTTCAAGCAGCGCTTCGGCGGCGATTATTCACCGTTGCAATCGGCTCGCGAAGGCATCGACCGCTTTCTGATTGCCGGGACCGCCATCGGCCTAGAGGCCAATACCGGCGAGATCTACGCACCTTACGGGTTGGAAGATGTGCAACATGGCGTCCTGCGGATCAACCCGCACTTCCCCCAGCCAGAACTCTTCGCCAGAAAGGCCGACAGTTATCGCGCTCGTTGGCACTGGCTCAGACTAATCGCCCCGCTCGAATGA
- a CDS encoding GNAT family N-acetyltransferase gives MFCDKHGWQDLGPRGDEAAVHLLEKRMADPQRLHGNEAVWTNTLTPTLPVPLILQSERLTLVPADVRLAGRLVDALNASYELHRDFLLWSQPYWSQQEAEQSLQRAAKDFFLPTGEKRYFVLSRSEAGQIVGCIGLLPRSGAPEQFEIGYWASQPHAGKGLMKEALTRMVAALSGYSLYLTAASANEASQRLAESVGFRRIDVIVGARRSEKYGVCDTFVYRRPAAADGAVMPSCPNLVRP, from the coding sequence ATGTTTTGCGACAAACACGGCTGGCAGGATCTTGGTCCTCGTGGGGACGAAGCTGCGGTGCACCTGCTAGAAAAACGGATGGCCGATCCACAACGCCTACACGGCAATGAGGCGGTATGGACGAACACGCTCACACCTACATTGCCTGTGCCGTTGATTCTGCAAAGCGAGCGACTGACGTTGGTCCCCGCTGACGTTCGGTTGGCTGGGCGGCTGGTCGATGCGTTGAACGCGAGTTATGAACTGCACCGTGATTTTCTGCTTTGGAGCCAGCCGTACTGGTCGCAACAGGAAGCAGAGCAAAGTTTGCAACGCGCTGCGAAGGACTTCTTTCTTCCGACGGGCGAGAAACGCTATTTCGTTCTATCTCGCAGCGAGGCGGGACAGATTGTCGGTTGCATCGGATTGCTCCCCCGCTCCGGAGCTCCCGAACAATTCGAGATAGGTTACTGGGCTAGCCAGCCTCATGCCGGCAAGGGACTGATGAAGGAAGCACTGACCCGCATGGTAGCGGCTCTGAGTGGGTATTCGCTCTATCTCACTGCTGCTTCAGCGAACGAGGCGAGTCAGCGGCTCGCCGAGTCGGTGGGCTTTCGGCGGATAGACGTCATCGTTGGCGCGCGGCGATCGGAGAAGTACGGGGTGTGTGACACCTTCGTGTATCGCCGGCCGGCTGCGGCTGATGGTGCTGTGATGCCTAGCTGTCCAAACTTGGTCAGGCCCTGA